A region from the Polaribacter sp. Hel1_33_78 genome encodes:
- a CDS encoding heavy metal translocating P-type ATPase → MTNTYHIHGMTCKGCRSHVEETLSQVEGVSKARVDLEKAEATIEMESHISLESFQEALKNDGDRYSIHNSVEDHQHSKEEKKEQLIGKGTGVFYCPMHCEVDKIYNKSGVCLVCGMDLVEEISLTSKSTEFTCPKHPEIMKDEPGSCPICGMDLVALEADVSEEDKTYKRLLKKFGIAVAFTVPIFLIAMSEMIYNNPLYAILDQKQWNWIQFGLSFPVVFYATSMFFKRAWTSIKTVNLNMFTLIGIGSGIAWLFSVFAMLFPEVFPQDFKTSDGNVFVYFEAATVILTLVLLGQLLEARAHSQTSGAIKELLKLVPSTATLVADGVDRLIAIDKIEQGNLLRVKPGEKIPVDGSITEGYSSIDESMITGEPIPVDKNIGDKVSSGTINGTKSFIMKAEKVGSETLLFQIIQMVNTASRSKAPIQKLADRISKYFVPIVLLVSLITFTVWVNFGPEPPYVYAFINAIAVLIIACPCALGLATPMSVMVGVGRGAQSGVLIKNAEVLEKMNTVDILIIDKTGTITEGKPSVEKVIATNAVEEATLVNYITSLNQYSEHPLAEAIVNYGKSKKVSISKVNDFETIAGKGVIGTVGGKKVALGNAKLLEQFSIVITESLAKEVKAEQEQGKTVSYITVENEAVGYVTIFDAIKKTSQKAIKELQNNGVEVIMLTGDNKNTAKALAEQLNLKHYKAECLPEDKLKEIIILQQKGKIVAMAGDGINDAPALAQSDVGIAMGNGTDVAIESATITLVKGDLQGIVKAKKLSHGVVKNIKQNLFFAFVYNVVGVPIAAGVLYPIFGLLLSPMIAALAMSFSSVSVIANALRLRNIKI, encoded by the coding sequence ATGACAAATACTTATCATATACACGGAATGACTTGTAAGGGTTGTCGCAGTCATGTTGAAGAAACACTATCACAAGTAGAGGGAGTTTCAAAAGCTAGGGTTGATTTAGAAAAGGCAGAAGCCACAATTGAAATGGAATCACATATTTCATTAGAAAGTTTTCAAGAAGCCTTAAAAAATGATGGTGATAGATATAGTATTCATAATTCAGTAGAGGATCATCAACATTCTAAAGAAGAAAAAAAAGAACAACTAATAGGGAAAGGTACAGGGGTGTTTTATTGTCCAATGCATTGCGAAGTCGATAAAATCTATAATAAATCAGGCGTTTGTCTTGTATGCGGAATGGATCTGGTTGAAGAAATTAGCTTAACCTCGAAAAGCACAGAATTCACTTGCCCAAAGCACCCAGAAATCATGAAGGATGAACCAGGTTCGTGTCCCATTTGCGGCATGGATTTAGTCGCTTTGGAAGCAGATGTTTCCGAAGAAGATAAAACATATAAAAGGCTTTTAAAAAAGTTTGGGATTGCAGTCGCCTTTACTGTGCCGATATTTCTAATAGCAATGTCCGAAATGATATATAACAATCCTTTGTATGCTATTTTAGATCAAAAGCAATGGAATTGGATTCAATTTGGATTGTCTTTTCCAGTGGTTTTTTATGCCACTTCGATGTTTTTTAAACGTGCCTGGACTTCTATTAAAACAGTGAATCTAAATATGTTTACGCTTATTGGAATTGGTTCTGGTATAGCGTGGCTATTTAGTGTTTTTGCCATGTTGTTTCCTGAGGTGTTTCCGCAAGATTTTAAAACATCTGATGGTAACGTATTTGTGTATTTTGAGGCTGCTACTGTCATTCTTACATTAGTGTTATTAGGCCAGTTATTAGAAGCAAGAGCACATAGTCAAACCAGTGGTGCTATAAAAGAATTATTAAAGTTAGTGCCATCAACAGCGACCTTGGTTGCAGATGGTGTCGATAGACTAATAGCTATTGATAAAATTGAACAAGGTAATTTATTACGTGTAAAACCTGGAGAAAAAATACCTGTTGATGGCAGTATTACAGAGGGGTATAGTAGTATTGATGAGTCCATGATTACTGGTGAGCCAATTCCTGTAGATAAAAATATTGGTGATAAAGTCAGTTCAGGAACAATTAACGGCACAAAGTCGTTTATAATGAAAGCTGAAAAAGTAGGTTCAGAAACTTTACTTTTTCAAATCATTCAGATGGTAAATACAGCAAGTCGTTCAAAGGCCCCTATTCAAAAATTGGCGGATAGAATTTCTAAATACTTCGTTCCTATAGTATTATTAGTTTCGTTAATAACGTTTACTGTTTGGGTGAATTTTGGTCCAGAACCACCTTATGTTTATGCATTTATAAATGCAATTGCGGTATTAATTATTGCTTGTCCTTGTGCGTTAGGTTTAGCGACACCAATGTCAGTAATGGTTGGTGTTGGAAGAGGTGCACAATCTGGTGTTTTGATTAAAAATGCAGAAGTATTAGAGAAAATGAATACCGTGGATATACTAATTATAGATAAAACAGGAACGATTACAGAAGGAAAGCCATCAGTTGAAAAGGTAATAGCAACTAATGCTGTGGAAGAAGCTACGTTAGTAAATTACATAACATCCTTGAACCAATATAGTGAGCATCCTTTAGCCGAAGCAATCGTGAACTATGGTAAATCAAAAAAAGTATCAATTAGTAAAGTAAACGATTTTGAAACCATAGCAGGTAAAGGTGTTATTGGTACAGTTGGTGGTAAAAAAGTGGCTTTAGGAAATGCCAAACTATTAGAACAATTCTCTATTGTCATAACTGAAAGTCTAGCAAAAGAAGTAAAGGCTGAACAAGAACAAGGAAAAACAGTATCATACATAACAGTAGAAAATGAAGCGGTAGGTTATGTTACTATTTTTGATGCTATCAAAAAAACAAGTCAAAAGGCTATTAAAGAACTACAAAATAATGGTGTTGAAGTCATCATGTTAACTGGAGATAATAAGAATACAGCTAAAGCGTTAGCGGAACAGTTAAATCTAAAACACTATAAAGCCGAATGTCTTCCGGAAGATAAACTCAAGGAAATAATAATACTTCAACAAAAAGGCAAAATTGTTGCGATGGCAGGCGATGGTATTAATGATGCACCTGCATTAGCACAATCCGACGTTGGTATCGCTATGGGAAATGGCACAGACGTAGCCATTGAAAGTGCAACAATAACATTGGTTAAAGGCGATTTACAAGGGATTGTAAAAGCTAAAAAATTAAGTCACGGTGTGGTTAAAAATATAAAACAGAACTTATTTTTTGCATTTGTTTATAATGTGGTGGGCGTTCCAATTGCCGCAGGTGTTTTATATCCGATTTTTGGCTTATTACTCTCGCCAATGATCGCGGCATTAGCCATGAGTTTTAGTTCAGTATCAGTAATAGCCAATGCATTAAGATTGCGAAATATTAAAATATAA
- a CDS encoding DUF2911 domain-containing protein, which produces MKNLIIVLAVILSVLSCKNETKQTDKEQHENHVTPLKKEEAPKKKVLSPHTSAMAMIGDAHIHIDYSSPGVRGRIVFGGLVGYDNVWQAGAHNATWIETNKDLVINDELLPKGKYGFFTIPSKDDWTIMINKNWNQHGKDDYDENDDVIRFKVTPSISEEITEHLDYKVNKISATEGTISLAWEKVTISFPFKINN; this is translated from the coding sequence ATGAAGAATTTAATAATAGTACTTGCAGTAATACTATCAGTTTTGAGTTGTAAAAATGAAACAAAACAAACCGATAAAGAGCAACATGAAAATCATGTTACCCCATTAAAAAAAGAAGAAGCACCAAAAAAGAAAGTATTAAGTCCGCATACATCTGCTATGGCAATGATTGGGGATGCTCATATTCATATAGATTACTCATCACCTGGAGTTAGAGGTAGAATTGTTTTTGGTGGATTAGTTGGTTATGACAATGTGTGGCAAGCGGGTGCACATAATGCTACGTGGATAGAAACTAATAAAGATTTAGTTATAAATGATGAGCTGCTACCAAAAGGAAAATATGGATTTTTTACAATTCCATCGAAAGACGATTGGACTATAATGATTAATAAAAATTGGAATCAACACGGTAAAGATGATTATGATGAGAATGATGATGTTATTCGATTTAAAGTAACACCAAGTATTTCTGAAGAAATTACCGAGCATTTAGACTATAAAGTAAATAAAATTAGTGCAACAGAAGGTACTATTTCTCTAGCCTGGGAAAAGGTAACAATTAGCTTTCCTTTTAAAATTAATAACTAA
- a CDS encoding PepSY domain-containing protein translates to MVNRHTALKIRKTHRYLGLFLGIQFLFWTISGLYFSWTDIDEIHGDQFKNLEYEPKAFNDLISPSELNVSKGVKTIELRDINNLPYYWINKKLLYNAIDGSLKTKITKEEALYIAKLNLKSGLVVASIEQINETGKHHEYREKLLPAYVISYKTDEAIKAYVSINDGKFQTVRHRAWRWFDFLWMTHTMDYEGRDNFNTIILRAFSLLGLITVLSGFLLWFTSSPSVKKLFKRNKK, encoded by the coding sequence ATGGTAAATAGGCATACAGCATTAAAAATTAGAAAAACACATCGTTATTTGGGTCTGTTTCTCGGGATTCAATTCTTGTTTTGGACCATTAGTGGTCTATACTTTAGTTGGACAGATATTGATGAGATTCATGGAGACCAATTTAAAAACTTGGAGTATGAACCTAAGGCATTTAATGACCTTATTAGTCCATCAGAACTTAATGTTTCAAAAGGTGTTAAAACTATTGAATTGAGGGACATTAATAATTTGCCATATTATTGGATTAACAAAAAGCTGCTATATAATGCGATTGATGGGAGTTTAAAAACTAAAATCACAAAAGAAGAAGCTTTATATATAGCAAAGCTCAATCTAAAAAGTGGATTAGTAGTAGCGTCTATTGAACAGATTAATGAAACAGGTAAACACCATGAGTATAGAGAGAAACTCTTACCAGCTTATGTAATCTCGTATAAAACAGATGAAGCAATTAAGGCTTATGTATCTATTAATGATGGAAAATTTCAAACAGTAAGACATAGAGCTTGGCGTTGGTTTGATTTTTTATGGATGACACATACAATGGACTATGAAGGGAGAGATAACTTTAATACAATTATATTAAGAGCCTTTTCGCTTTTAGGACTGATCACTGTATTAAGCGGATTCTTGCTTTGGTTTACATCATCACCATCAGTTAAAAAGTTATTTAAACGAAATAAAAAATAA
- a CDS encoding efflux RND transporter periplasmic adaptor subunit: MKKTLIYVGILAIGLLLGWFLFGGSSNNKTKSNHDTIQETNKMWTCSMHPQIMQQEAGNCPICGMDLIPATSTSEGLRVDQFKLTENAMALANIQTSVVGNGKIEDNTIKLSGKIAENEEANAVQVSYFSGRLEQLNVSFTGEEVQKGQLLATIYSPELYAAQQELIIAASLKESQPELYKAVRNKLKLWKLSESQINKIEETGKVKENFPVYANVSGTVSEKLVAQGDYIEQGQSLLKIANLSTVWANFDVYENQINLFKKGQDITITTNTSANKEFKGNVDFIDPVLDTRTRTIKLRVVLNNKSDVFKPGQFVEGKIKGITSNKGQVLAIPSTAVLWTGERSVVYVKPNPDQPVFEMREITLGNQIGDNYEVLEGLNNGDEIVTNGAFTVDAAAQLQGKKSMMNKEGKRVMTGHEGHLGMEETASKNVEKYSKGSERVKVSVAFQNQLKAVFDDYIKLKDAFVKEDSNNVIIESKRLLDKLSKVEIKLVTDKEAQKHWMSLEKEIKIAATSILSTAKIKRQRNNFKSLSLGLKNAIEVFGINEKVYHQFCPMADNNNGAFWLSKEKKVINPYFGSVMLNCGEVKQVIE; encoded by the coding sequence ATGAAAAAGACACTAATTTATGTTGGAATATTAGCTATTGGCTTACTTTTAGGTTGGTTCCTTTTTGGCGGTTCATCTAATAATAAAACAAAATCTAATCACGATACAATTCAAGAAACGAATAAAATGTGGACGTGCTCAATGCATCCACAGATTATGCAACAAGAAGCTGGTAATTGTCCTATTTGTGGAATGGACTTAATTCCTGCGACAAGCACTTCTGAAGGATTAAGAGTAGACCAATTTAAGCTTACTGAAAATGCAATGGCATTGGCGAACATCCAAACGTCTGTTGTCGGAAATGGTAAAATAGAAGATAACACTATTAAATTATCTGGAAAGATTGCAGAAAATGAAGAAGCTAATGCCGTTCAGGTCAGTTATTTTTCAGGGCGACTAGAGCAACTTAATGTAAGTTTCACGGGTGAAGAAGTGCAGAAAGGTCAACTACTAGCAACCATCTATTCCCCAGAATTATATGCAGCGCAGCAGGAATTAATAATAGCAGCATCGTTGAAAGAATCGCAACCTGAATTATACAAAGCAGTGCGTAATAAACTAAAACTTTGGAAATTGTCTGAAAGTCAGATAAATAAAATTGAAGAAACGGGAAAAGTAAAAGAAAACTTCCCTGTGTATGCAAACGTTTCTGGAACCGTTTCAGAAAAATTAGTAGCACAAGGCGATTATATCGAACAAGGACAATCGTTACTTAAAATTGCAAATCTAAGTACCGTTTGGGCAAATTTTGATGTGTATGAAAATCAAATCAACTTATTTAAAAAAGGTCAAGACATTACCATAACTACCAATACGAGCGCTAATAAAGAATTTAAAGGAAATGTAGATTTTATAGATCCTGTTTTAGATACTAGAACGAGAACCATAAAATTAAGAGTTGTACTTAACAATAAATCTGATGTATTTAAGCCAGGACAATTTGTAGAGGGAAAAATAAAAGGAATCACATCAAATAAAGGTCAAGTATTAGCAATTCCATCAACTGCGGTTTTATGGACAGGTGAACGTTCTGTGGTGTATGTAAAACCAAATCCTGACCAGCCTGTTTTTGAAATGCGTGAAATTACGCTAGGCAATCAAATTGGTGATAATTATGAGGTTTTAGAAGGTTTGAATAATGGCGACGAAATAGTAACAAACGGTGCGTTCACCGTGGATGCAGCAGCGCAATTACAAGGAAAAAAATCAATGATGAATAAAGAAGGCAAGAGAGTGATGACAGGTCATGAGGGACATCTTGGAATGGAAGAAACTGCTTCAAAAAACGTTGAGAAGTATTCCAAGGGGAGTGAACGCGTAAAAGTGTCAGTTGCCTTTCAAAACCAATTGAAAGCAGTTTTTGATGATTATATTAAGTTGAAGGATGCTTTCGTAAAAGAGGATTCAAATAATGTAATTATAGAATCAAAAAGACTATTAGATAAATTATCAAAAGTTGAGATTAAACTAGTAACAGATAAAGAAGCTCAGAAGCACTGGATGTCATTGGAAAAAGAAATAAAAATAGCAGCAACTTCAATTTTAAGCACAGCTAAAATAAAACGACAAAGAAATAATTTCAAAAGTCTTTCATTAGGCTTAAAGAATGCGATTGAGGTATTTGGGATTAATGAAAAGGTATATCATCAATTTTGTCCTATGGCAGATAATAATAATGGTGCATTTTGGCTGAGTAAAGAAAAAAAAGTAATTAATCCTTATTTTGGGAGTGTAATGCTAAACTGTGGAGAAGTAAAACAAGTGATAGAATAA
- a CDS encoding heavy-metal-associated domain-containing protein → MKKVILSVAVIIAMSLISCKNETKQKEVTSTTEVSKEIAMTDLSFGVRGNCGMCKNTIEKAANGVEGVAKATWNVDKKKIEVSFDDTKTNSEAIHKAIAASGYDTEKVLGNAEAYEGLPGCCKYDHEMVMNQAVEMKEDDHSNHNH, encoded by the coding sequence ATGAAGAAAGTAATTTTGAGTGTAGCTGTAATAATAGCGATGAGTTTGATAAGTTGCAAAAACGAAACCAAACAAAAAGAAGTAACATCAACTACCGAAGTATCTAAAGAAATAGCTATGACAGACCTGTCTTTTGGAGTGAGAGGAAACTGCGGAATGTGTAAAAATACCATCGAAAAAGCAGCCAATGGTGTTGAAGGAGTTGCGAAGGCAACTTGGAATGTTGATAAAAAGAAAATTGAGGTGTCTTTTGATGATACAAAAACAAATTCAGAGGCAATTCATAAAGCAATTGCGGCGTCTGGTTATGATACTGAAAAAGTTTTGGGAAATGCAGAAGCTTACGAAGGTTTGCCAGGTTGTTGCAAATACGACCACGAAATGGTAATGAATCAAGCTGTTGAAATGAAAGAAGATGACCATTCAAACCACAATCATTAG
- a CDS encoding MBL fold metallo-hydrolase yields the protein MIKKLIYFSIALSLFTCNERTELKQYITILGVAQDGGYPHIGCQKICCADFYDEKKDRKSVVSLGLIDLENQQKWLFEATPDMHTQLAKLEQNHLKKSAIIDGVFLTHAHIGHYTGLMYFGREAYGKKNIPVFTMPKMKNFLTNNGPWSQLVSIQNIVLKNLQHDSTMVLNEKLKVTPFIVPHRDEFSETVGYKIEGSKKTALFIPDIDKWKTWHKNIIEEVKKVDYAFLDATFLNQYEVKRAMSEVPHPFVQETTTLFQHETLATKNKIIFIHFNHTNPALQENSKERKRIEKLGFRFANEDDNFDL from the coding sequence ATGATAAAAAAACTAATTTATTTTAGCATTGCATTAAGTTTATTTACTTGCAATGAAAGAACAGAACTCAAACAATACATAACTATTTTAGGAGTTGCGCAAGATGGAGGTTACCCCCATATTGGTTGTCAAAAAATATGTTGTGCTGATTTTTACGATGAAAAAAAAGACAGAAAAAGTGTCGTTTCTTTGGGTTTGATTGATTTAGAGAATCAACAAAAATGGTTGTTTGAAGCTACTCCTGATATGCATACCCAATTAGCGAAGTTGGAACAAAATCATCTTAAAAAATCAGCCATTATTGATGGCGTATTTTTAACACATGCCCATATTGGACATTATACCGGCCTAATGTATTTCGGACGAGAAGCTTATGGTAAAAAAAACATTCCTGTTTTTACAATGCCAAAAATGAAAAATTTTTTAACGAATAACGGTCCATGGAGTCAGTTGGTTTCTATTCAAAATATTGTTCTTAAAAATTTACAGCACGATTCTACCATGGTTTTAAATGAGAAACTAAAAGTAACGCCTTTTATAGTGCCACATAGAGATGAATTTTCTGAAACTGTAGGTTACAAAATTGAAGGTTCAAAAAAAACAGCTTTGTTTATACCCGATATTGATAAATGGAAAACATGGCATAAAAATATTATTGAAGAAGTTAAAAAAGTAGATTATGCTTTTTTAGATGCCACTTTTTTAAATCAGTATGAAGTAAAAAGAGCGATGTCTGAAGTTCCTCATCCATTCGTACAAGAAACTACAACCTTATTTCAACACGAAACTTTAGCTACTAAAAATAAAATTATTTTTATTCATTTTAACCATACAAATCCTGCACTGCAAGAAAATAGCAAAGAACGAAAGCGAATTGAAAAGCTAGGTTTTCGTTTTGCCAACGAAGATGATAATTTTGACTTGTAA
- a CDS encoding branched-chain amino acid aminotransferase, giving the protein MKSNIEIQRVEKSKIDSVDFDNLPFGSVYSDHMLECDFKNGEWQTPVIKPYSPITLDPSAKIFHYGQSIFEGMKAYKDADENMMLFRPLENCKRLNKSAERLVIPSIPESIFMEGLTKLLEIDSDWIPKNEGSSLYIRPFIFASGNGFHASPADAYKFIICTAPSGAYFAGKVKVLIEEKFARAANGGVGFAKAGGNYAAQFYPTQLAIEKGYNQVIWTDDNTHQFIEEAGAMNIFIRINDTLITSPTSDRILDGITRKSILQIAEDAGINTEVRKISVGEVVEAAKNGTLKEMFGTGTAAVISPIAGFGYQEKDYDLPELDNPFAAQLKKRITDIQTNKVEDPYGWRVFV; this is encoded by the coding sequence ATGAAATCTAATATAGAAATTCAACGTGTAGAAAAATCGAAGATAGACTCTGTAGATTTTGATAATTTACCTTTCGGTAGTGTGTATTCTGATCACATGTTAGAGTGTGATTTTAAGAATGGCGAATGGCAAACTCCGGTAATTAAACCTTACTCGCCAATAACTTTAGATCCTTCTGCCAAAATTTTTCATTACGGACAATCTATTTTTGAAGGGATGAAGGCCTATAAAGATGCTGATGAAAACATGATGCTTTTTAGACCCTTAGAAAATTGTAAGCGTTTAAATAAATCTGCGGAACGTTTGGTTATTCCTTCAATTCCCGAATCTATTTTCATGGAAGGATTAACAAAATTACTAGAGATTGATAGCGATTGGATTCCTAAAAATGAAGGAAGCTCTTTATATATAAGACCTTTTATATTTGCTTCAGGTAATGGTTTTCATGCTTCCCCTGCAGATGCTTATAAATTTATAATTTGTACAGCTCCTTCTGGTGCTTATTTCGCTGGTAAAGTAAAAGTTTTAATTGAAGAAAAATTTGCACGTGCTGCGAATGGTGGTGTTGGTTTTGCAAAAGCTGGAGGTAATTATGCTGCCCAATTTTACCCAACACAATTAGCGATAGAAAAAGGATACAATCAAGTAATTTGGACTGATGATAATACTCACCAATTTATAGAAGAAGCGGGGGCAATGAATATTTTTATCAGAATAAATGATACTTTGATTACGAGCCCAACAAGCGATCGTATTTTAGATGGTATTACCCGTAAAAGTATTTTGCAAATAGCAGAAGACGCTGGTATTAATACAGAAGTTAGAAAAATTTCTGTAGGCGAAGTTGTAGAAGCTGCTAAAAACGGAACGTTAAAGGAGATGTTTGGAACTGGAACTGCTGCAGTAATATCGCCAATAGCTGGTTTTGGATATCAAGAAAAAGATTATGATTTACCAGAATTAGACAATCCTTTTGCTGCGCAACTAAAAAAACGAATAACAGACATACAAACAAATAAGGTAGAAGATCCTTATGGATGGAGAGTTTTTGTGTAG
- a CDS encoding DUF4920 domain-containing protein, producing the protein MKNLIKFCAVTLLVFTACKNEKVAKETKQEAVQEILAFDSFGAKITKDAALNSDEMLAKYRDLKVGDTISVKFASKIKEVCSKKGCWMKLPLDDKTETMVRFKDYGFFMPLDANDREVIIEGKAFVQETSVETLQHYAEDAGKTKEEIAKITAPKTEFSFEANGVLMKKI; encoded by the coding sequence ATGAAAAATTTGATTAAATTTTGTGCAGTTACTTTGTTGGTTTTTACAGCTTGTAAAAATGAAAAAGTAGCCAAGGAGACAAAGCAAGAGGCAGTGCAAGAAATTTTAGCGTTTGATTCTTTTGGAGCTAAAATAACAAAAGACGCAGCATTAAATTCAGATGAAATGTTGGCAAAGTATCGTGATTTGAAAGTAGGTGACACAATTAGCGTAAAATTTGCTTCTAAAATAAAAGAGGTTTGTTCTAAGAAAGGCTGTTGGATGAAATTACCTTTAGATGATAAAACGGAAACGATGGTGCGTTTTAAAGATTATGGTTTTTTTATGCCTTTAGATGCTAATGATAGAGAAGTTATTATAGAAGGAAAGGCTTTTGTGCAAGAAACGTCTGTAGAAACTTTACAACACTATGCAGAAGATGCAGGGAAAACAAAAGAAGAAATAGCAAAAATTACAGCTCCTAAAACTGAATTTTCTTTTGAAGCGAATGGCGTTTTAATGAAAAAAATATAA
- the mnmD gene encoding tRNA (5-methylaminomethyl-2-thiouridine)(34)-methyltransferase MnmD, producing the protein MKREILITSDGSSTIHLPDWDEQYHSKNGSINETYHVFINSGLKEVLSDEVSILEIGFGTGLNCFITYLESKRSINYVGVEAYPVTPEEVEKMNFIAVLDAEKDRTVFNKIHNVSWDEKHQITDKFSLTKRKQFFEDIDDKDTFNLIYFDAFGARVQPQLWTEDIFLKMYNALKKDGILVTYSAKGSVRRAMQAVGFIVERLPGPPGKREMLRATKVVAS; encoded by the coding sequence ATGAAAAGAGAAATATTAATTACTTCAGATGGTTCTTCAACAATCCATTTACCAGATTGGGATGAACAATATCATTCTAAAAATGGTTCAATTAATGAAACGTATCATGTTTTTATTAATAGTGGATTAAAAGAAGTTTTATCTGATGAAGTTTCCATTCTAGAAATAGGTTTTGGTACTGGTTTAAATTGTTTTATTACCTATTTAGAAAGTAAAAGATCAATTAATTATGTTGGTGTAGAAGCCTATCCTGTTACTCCTGAAGAAGTTGAAAAAATGAATTTTATAGCTGTATTAGATGCTGAAAAAGATCGTACAGTTTTTAATAAAATACATAATGTTTCTTGGGATGAAAAACATCAAATTACTGATAAATTTTCACTCACAAAAAGAAAACAATTTTTTGAAGATATTGATGACAAAGATACTTTTAACTTAATTTATTTTGATGCATTTGGCGCTCGTGTTCAACCACAATTATGGACTGAAGACATTTTTCTAAAAATGTATAATGCATTAAAAAAAGACGGAATTTTAGTAACTTATTCAGCAAAAGGAAGTGTAAGAAGAGCCATGCAAGCTGTTGGTTTTATAGTAGAACGTTTACCTGGTCCTCCAGGGAAAAGAGAAATGCTACGGGCAACAAAAGTGGTTGCCAGTTAG